A window of the Hordeum vulgare subsp. vulgare chromosome 5H, MorexV3_pseudomolecules_assembly, whole genome shotgun sequence genome harbors these coding sequences:
- the LOC123399271 gene encoding protein TPR1-like: protein MIRESDHLMEQLSPTGHIPQPSRSLDDLPMKVACTLSHGSNVTSMDFHPSRHTLLLVGSANGEFTLWEIGTSERLVTKPFEIWDMQACSTQFQGVMAKDSSMAVNRVTWSPDGDLIGVASTKHLIHLHVYRHPNKIYQFVEIEAHSGGVNDIVFSRALTQLCVVTCGDDKLIRVWDMHGQKIYSFEGHTAPVYSICPHHIEQVQFITSTSVDGKMKTWLYDNLGSRLDFDVPGKWCSAMLYSADGTRLFSCGTSKEGDTHLVEWNQSEGFVERSYSGFRKKPSGVAQGVVQFDTARNHILAAGEDNQIKFWDVDDTNMLACIEAGGGLPSYPRLRFNKEGNLLAVTTVECGFKILANTDGLRSLPAFGNVPSEVFRSPHEASEMKVSGPLVVGSISPNIGRTDHLDSKYPAKPSPKKLIGSDPAFGSVDKKLRISEEKSDKAKPWELKGLQQFCVATMPETDQASKVSKVLDDDNLLREIIIRVGFPTTLVHAALVCKRWYQHASEPAFLRLFRERHPPCLLGFYLENREDENIISIRFIPMLPQPSELARVIRTVESYSWGFYHGAPANFLCSRKGKVLVNLYNKVKASKFTTRVHSPLCPESGLAVVPPLPHIGIRDDYYFSMNDLLLMEEADGVTYIHVLLVANTQRTKYTVLVQVLRHGDGVWRTYLALERDQILDPEFEPRVVLANNKIYIASTQSSIDFLDLTTSSISEVQLPQGVEYGDKDTMLAPADDDSGVYLIHAKNLQLDIWLHKGDNWLLVDTISLRDMIANLRIPGCEVEDEPTAPLWINHVGPYADFVFLEMGRCALHLDVKCMQLRKVYDMTEEELDLGDIHPLTMIWPPIFPALEDNPARNDM, encoded by the exons ATGATTCGAG AATCGGATCATCTGATGGAGCAACTGAGCCCCACTGGACATATTCCTCAACCTTCACGGTCACTGGATGACCTTCCTATGAAAGTAGCTTGCACGTTATCACATGGATCTAATGTAACTAGCATGGATTTTCATCCTTCTCGTCATACGCTACTactag TTGGATCTGCTAATGGTGAATTTACGCTCTGGGAGATTGGTACGAGTGAGAGGCTGGTCACAAAGCCCTTCGAAATTTGGGACATGCAAGCATGTTCAACACAATTTCAG GGTGTCATGGCTAAAGACTCTTCCATGGCCGTTAATCGAGTTACATGGAGCCCTGATGGAGACTTGATTG GAGTTGCATCTACAAAACATTTGATCCATCTGCATGTATACCGGCATCCAAATAAAATATATCAATTTGTAGAG ATTGAGGCTCATTCCGGAGGTGTTAATGACATAGTTTTCTCCCGGGCACTTACGCAACTTTGTGTTGTCACTTGCGGAGATGACAAGCTGATAAGG GTCTGGGACATGCATGGACAGAAAATATATTCGTTTGAAGGGCATACGGCCCCTGTGTATTCTATTTGCCCTCATCACATAGAGCAGGTTCAG TTTATTACCTCAACTTCTGTTGATGGGAAAATGAAGACATGGCTTTATGACAATCTGGGATCTAGGCTGGACTTTGATGTTCCCGGAAAATGGTGTAGTGCAATGCTCTATAGCGCCGATGGAACTAG GTTGTTCTCTTGTGGAACAAGCAAAGAGGGAGATACACATTTGGTTGAGTGGAACCAAAGTGAAGGATTTGTCGAGAGGTCATATTCTGGATTCCGTAAAAAGCCATCTGGTGTAGCGCAGGGTGTCGTGCAGTTTGATACAGCTCGGAATCACATTTTAGCTGCTGGCGAAGATAACCAAATTAAGTTTTGGGATGTCGATGACACCAACATGCTTGCCTGCATTGAAGCTGGTGGAGGCTTGCCA AGCTATCCACGGTTAAGGTTCAATAAAGAAGGCAATCTTCTTGCTGTTACTACAGTAGAATGTGGTTTTAAGATACTTGCAAATACTGATGGGCTCAGATCTTTACCGGCATTTGGTAACGTGCCTTCCGAAGTATTCAGATCGCCACATGAAGCTTCTGAGATGAAG GTCTCAGGTCCTCTCGTTGTCGGGAGCATCTCTCCTAACATTGGCCGAACTGATCACTTAGACTCAAAATATCCTGCAAAGCCATCTCCTAAAAAACTG ATTGGCAGTGATCCTGCATTTGGAAGCGTAGATAAAAAGCTAAGAATTTCAGAAGAAAAGTCTGATAAAGCGAAACCTTGGGAGCTGAAGGGACTTCAGCAATTTTGTGTTGCTACAATGCCAGAAACTGACCAAGCCAGCAAG GTATCCAAGGTGCTGGACGATGACAACCTCCTCAGGGAGATCATCATCCGCGTCGGCTTTCCCACCACCCTCGTCCATGCCGCCCTCGTCTGCAAGCGCTGGTACCAGCATGCCTCCGAACCCGCCTTCCTCCGCCTTTTTCGCGAGCGCCACCCGCCCTGCCTCCTCGGCTTCTACCTCGAGAACAGGGAGGATGAAAACATCATTTCTATTCGCTTCATCCCAATGCTGCCTCAGCCCTCCGAGCTTGCCCGCGTCATTCGCACTGTGGAGAGCTACAGTTGGGGATTTTACCACGGCGCCCCGGCCAACTTCCTCTGCTCCCGGAAAGGCAAAGTCCTCGTCAACTTGTACAACAAGGTCAAAGCTAGCAAATTTACAACTCGGGTGCACAGTCCATTGTGCCCTGAGAGTGGCCTGGCTGTCGTCCCACCATTACCACACATCGGAATACGGGACGACTATTACTTTAGTATGAATGATCTCCTCTTGATGGAAGAAGCCGATGGTGTGACCTACATTCATGTGTTGCTTGTGGCTAACACACAGAGAACAAAATATACGGTGCTCGTTCAAGTGTTACGGCATGGTGATGGTGTGTGGCGCACGTATCTTGCCTTGGAAAGAGACCAAATTCTTGATCCTGAATTTGAACCAAGAGTTGTGCTCGCCAACAATAAAATCTACATAGCGAGCACCCAGAGCAGCATTGATTTCTTGGATTTGACTACCTCAAGCATCTCGGAGGTTCAGCTCCCACAAGGGGTAGAGTATGGCGATAAAGATACCATGTTGGCACCGGCTGATGATGATTCAGGTGTTTATCTCATCCATGCTAAGAATCTTCAGCTTGACATCTGGCTCCACAAGGGGGACAACTGGTTGCTGGTGGACACCATTTCTTTGCGTGACATGATTgctaatttgaggattccaggtTGCGAGGTTGAGGATGAGCCCACTGCTCCTCTCTGGATAAACCATGTGGGGCCCTATGCTGACTTTGTGTTCTTGGAGATGGGCCGATGCGCACTTCACTTAGATGTCAAGTGCATGCAGTTGCGTAAAGTGTATGATATGACGGAAGAAGAACTGGATTTGGGTGATATCCATCCTCTTACAATGATTTGGCCGCCCATATTTCCTGCTCTGGAAGACAATCCCGCAAG GAATGACATGTGA